The genome window TCCAGGGCGGCGCCTCCTTCGACGAGATCGGCACAGGCGCGCCGGCCGAGGAGGTGGAGGAGGGCCATGTCTACACCCTGTTCAACTCCGAGACCGAGGCCCGCGACCTGGTGATCGAGGGCGACCTCGAGGACCAGCTCCAGCTCGCCGTGCTGTTTACCGGCTCCGTGCGCGGCCTCTCCGCCGGCGCGAACGTGGAATACCGCGGCATCAAGGTGGGCCAGGTGGTGGACGTCTTCGCCTCCGTGGACCCCACCGACAGCAGCTTCCGCACCCGCACCACAATCGCCCTGCAGCCCCAGCGGCTGGGGCTGGAGCGTGGCGACCGGCAGGCCACGCTCGACTTCGTCCGCCAGGCGGTGCGCAACGGGCTGCGCGCCAAGCTCGCCATGGGCAACCTGCTCACCGGCGCGCTCTACGTGGATCTCGTCGACGACCCGAGGGCCCAGCCCGCCAGTCTCGACGAGAGCCAGCGCCCCTACCCGATGCTACCCTCCGTGCCCTCCGACCTCGCCGAGATCACCGGCTCCGTGGAAGGCGTGCTCGACCGGGTGAACAACCTGCCGATCGAAGCGCTGCTCAACAACGCCGTCACCCTGCTCGACAACATGAATGCCATCGTGGCCTCCGAGGGCACGCGCGAGGCGCCCGCGCGCATCGCCGGCATCCTCGCCTCGGTGGAGAAGCTGGTCTCCGACCCCGCGCTGCAGCAGAGCCTCACGGACACGCAGGCCGCGCTCTCCGCCGTGCGCCGCTTCGCCGAATCCCCGGAGTTGCAGTCCAGCCCGGCCACGCTCTCGGCCCTGCTCACCACCATCGACGGCATGGCCAGCCGGCTGCAGCAGAGCGGCGCGGTGGACAACATCACCGCCGCCGTCGCCGCCCTGCGCGGCCTCGCCGAGGACCCGGACCTCGCCGCCCTGCCCGCCTCGGTGCGCGGCGGCGTGGACGCGCTCACCGCGCTGCTGGAGGACCCGGAGATGAAGGCGCTGCCGGGGCGGATCTCCGCCAGCCTCGACAGCCTGCGCAGCCTGCTGGACCAGCCGTCCACGAAGCAGCTCCCCGAGGAGATCAACGCCTCGCTCGCCGCCCTGCGCGCCCGTCTGGCCGATCCGAAACTGGCCGAGGCCGTCGCCGCGATCCCGCCGACGCTCGACGCCGCGCGCCAGACCCTGTCGCAGTTCTCGCAGAACGCCGATCCGGTGCTGGCCTCGCTGCGCCGGATCCTCGACGACCCGGGCACGAAGGCCCTGCCGGGCGACGCGGCAAGCGCCCTGCGCGCGGCGCGCGACCTGATGGATGACGCCGGGCTGCGCGCGGCCGTGGGCGAGGCCGGCGGCACCCTCGCCGCCCTGCGCCGCATCCTGGACCAGGACAGCGCCCGGGCCACGCCGCAACAGCTCTCCGACACGCTGCAATCGGCGCGCGATCTGCTGGCCTCGCTGGAGAAGGAGGGGGCCGCGAAGAACCTCTCCGCCGCCCTTGCCTCGGCCCGCACCCTGCTGGACGACCCGGCGCTGCGCGAGGTCACGACCCAGCTCAGCCAGACGCTGGAGGCCCTGCGCGCCGTGCTGGGCGCCCCGGGGGTGGACGAGCTGCCCACGGCCACCCGCGACGCCCTGCGCTCGGCCACCGCGCTGCTCGACGACCTGCAGCGCGAGAAGCTCGGCGAGGCCGCCTCCGCGGCCCTGCGCGGCGTGCAGGAGACGACCGTGGTCGCCCGGCAGGCGCTGAACGAGCTGCCCGGCCTTCTGCGCCAGCTCGCCTCCCTGTCCCGCGAGGCGGACCAGGTGCTCGCCTCGGTGAGCGTGGGGTCGGAGCTGAACTACGAGGCGGTGACCGCGATCCGCGAGATCCGCGACGCCGCCCGCGCGGTGACCGACCTTGCCGAGCTGATCCAGCAGCAGCCGAACTCGCTCATCATCGGCAAATGATCCGCCGCCGGCCCCCTTTCGGAGGGGGGCCGGCCGCCATTCCGCCCCGGAGCCCCCGCCCGCACGCGCCCCACCGCCCCGGACACGCCCCCGCCTGCGCGGCGCGGACAGGGCTGCGCATTGCGGAGGCTGCGGAGATCACGCGGAGCGGGGGCGTGGAGGCGGCGCGGCCGCCCCGTCCGCACCCAGAGGACAGCGGGGACGATGCCCCAGCCGGGCGCACCCGCGAAACCGGCGCGGGGCCGCCTGACCGCGCTTCGGCGACACCCGCGCGCCCGGCGCGCAGACGGAGGTGGACCGCGCTGCGGACCACTGCCCCCTGCCCGGCGGGCCGTTGCGATCGCTCCGCCGGTGGCGCCCCCGTTTCCACACGCCAGCGGCCCTTGAACGGCCCCGGGAGCCGCCGAACCCATCCACAGAGCCGCCGGGAGCCGTTCGGGGCGGCAAAACGCCCGATTCAGCGGGCCCGGCGGAGGCAGCCGCGACCGCTCCTCTGCACAGGGCAGCCGAATTGTCCACATCGCGCTCTTGCGGCGCTCGCGTTATTCCACCGGCGCCGGCGGCGAAGGGGCCATCGGGCCGCCCCGGAGCGTGTCAGATGCTGAACATTGATTTTCTTGGGTTTTCCGCAGCTTCCACCCTGTTGTTACAGCGCGCCGGTGCGGCCCGCCCACAGGCCGCCAACAGGGTTGCCACCAGACAGTCCCGGAGATGCCCACAGAGTTATCCACAATTTGGTTAACCGCTGGTTAACATGACTTGCGCACAGCCCGCCCACAGGTTGCAAACCGCACACGCACAGGCCTGCCCACAGACTTATCCACAGCCGGCGCCCCGCTGCACGCATCGCGATGCTCGACCCGCGCCGCACACGTGTTAAGGAAGACCGTATCCGCACAGCGACACCAACCGGGGAAGACACGATGCCGGACCTCCTGACCGCCTGCCGCAGCTGCCTGCGCCATTTCGCCCTGTCTGCGGCCCTGCTGGCGCTCGCGGCCTGCAGCGAGGCCACGGGGCCGGCCTACTACCTCCTCGAACCGCCGCAATCCGAGGTGTCCACCGGCGAGCAGGACGCCAACGGCACGCTGATCGGGCTGCGCGAGGTGGGGCTGCCGCTCTATGCCCGCCGCCCGCAGATCGCCAGCCTGCAGCCGGACGGCACCATCCTCGCCTCCGACGCGAACCGCTGGGCCTCCGACCCGGCCCGCGGCGCGACGATCCTGCTGTCGCGCGAACTGTCGAACCGGCTCGCGACCCCCGTGGTCACCGAGC of Paroceanicella profunda contains these proteins:
- a CDS encoding MlaD family protein is translated as MTDETPEPEAPTIQDRRRLPSVVWLVPLGAIAVSLFLLWQNFADRGPLIEISFAKASGITPGQTRIKYRDVDVGHVETVSFSRDLERVVVTARMDKTVAPFLDDSARFWVVRPQITAQGITGLDTVISGSYIEGAWDNVPGDEQSTFKGLDESPLTPADTPGLRVVLRGTDGGSLSVGAPVMFRGVEVGKVESKRLTADGRAVEFDVFINAPNSERLSTSTRFWNVSGVKFTLGPQGAQLQVASLASLIQGGASFDEIGTGAPAEEVEEGHVYTLFNSETEARDLVIEGDLEDQLQLAVLFTGSVRGLSAGANVEYRGIKVGQVVDVFASVDPTDSSFRTRTTIALQPQRLGLERGDRQATLDFVRQAVRNGLRAKLAMGNLLTGALYVDLVDDPRAQPASLDESQRPYPMLPSVPSDLAEITGSVEGVLDRVNNLPIEALLNNAVTLLDNMNAIVASEGTREAPARIAGILASVEKLVSDPALQQSLTDTQAALSAVRRFAESPELQSSPATLSALLTTIDGMASRLQQSGAVDNITAAVAALRGLAEDPDLAALPASVRGGVDALTALLEDPEMKALPGRISASLDSLRSLLDQPSTKQLPEEINASLAALRARLADPKLAEAVAAIPPTLDAARQTLSQFSQNADPVLASLRRILDDPGTKALPGDAASALRAARDLMDDAGLRAAVGEAGGTLAALRRILDQDSARATPQQLSDTLQSARDLLASLEKEGAAKNLSAALASARTLLDDPALREVTTQLSQTLEALRAVLGAPGVDELPTATRDALRSATALLDDLQREKLGEAASAALRGVQETTVVARQALNELPGLLRQLASLSREADQVLASVSVGSELNYEAVTAIREIRDAARAVTDLAELIQQQPNSLIIGK
- a CDS encoding PqiC family protein yields the protein MPDLLTACRSCLRHFALSAALLALAACSEATGPAYYLLEPPQSEVSTGEQDANGTLIGLREVGLPLYARRPQIASLQPDGTILASDANRWASDPARGATILLSRELSNRLATPVVTEPWPLGTRPEQLVQVEVDYFAGSLGGELRLSGQVRVSAYGRGDDTRSRGFDIRVPVDGETYGALARAHGVALARLADDISAMMAPAAR